The following proteins are co-located in the Vidua chalybeata isolate OUT-0048 unplaced genomic scaffold, bVidCha1 merged haplotype W_reject_6, whole genome shotgun sequence genome:
- the LOC128783261 gene encoding olfactory receptor 6M1-like produces MIPLGFAMFLSQQDELEFSMGPENETAVTEFILEGFPELDPRLQVFFSRVLLLMYLTTVMGNATIIFLVCVDHQLQSPMYFFISNLAFLEICFTSSTSIKLFVMLSSGQNTLSRSSCCAQNYFYFALGCTEFILLVVMSFERYVAICQPLLHAAIMKPQLCVHLVVAAWLLGFALLSYRLFFLSELSFCGFKIPHFLCDNSPLFRLSCSDTSLLWKIDSVFLACVVLGSLCLTLAFYTCILFCVLHLPAASGRKKALTTCSSHLITLSIAYGSCIALYTCPAEDVSLRTNRIVALLNTVLYPFLNPFIYSLRNKSVILALNKSNARARTKLFP; encoded by the coding sequence ATGATCCCACTTGGTTTTGCCATGTTCCTGTCTCAGCAGGATGAGCTGGAATTCAGCATGGgaccagaaaatgaaacagcagttACTGAGTTCATCCTAGAGGGTTTCCCAGAGCTTGATCCGAGACTGCAGGTATTTTTCTCTCGGGTCCTTCTGCTCATGTACCTGACAACAGTGATGGGGAATGCAACCATCATTTTCCTCGTGTGTGTGGATCACCAGCTGCAAAGCCCCATGTACTTTTTCATCAGCAACCTGGCCTTCCTAGAGATCTGCTTTACATCCTCCACAAGCATCAAATTGTTTGTCATGCTGAGCTCTGGTCAGAACACTCTCTCAcgaagcagctgctgtgcccaaaactatttctattttgCCCTGGGCTGCACAGAGTTCATCCTGCTCGTTGTCATGTCCTTTGAGCGCTATGTTGCCATCTGCCAACCTTTGCTCCATGCTGCCATCATGAAGCCTCAGCTCTGTGTCCACCTGGTTGTTGCTGCTTGGCTCCTCGGCTTTGCCCTGCTGAGCTACCGGCTGTTCTTCCTCTCGGAGCTGTCTTTCTGTGGCTTCAAGATCCCCCATTTCCTTTGTGACAACTCCCCCTTGTTCAGACTGTCTTGTTCTGACACCAGCCTGCTTTGGAAAATAGACTCTGTCTTCTTAGCGTGTGTCGTGCTGGGTTCCTTATGTTTGACTCTGGCATTTTACACCTGCatccttttctgtgttctgcatcttccagcagcctctgggaggAAGAAAGCTTTGACTACGTGTTCTTCCCATCTCATCACCTTGTCCATTGCCTATGGGAGCTGCATTGCTCTCTACACGTGTCCTGCAGAAGATGTTTCCTTGAGGACCAACAGAATTGTAGCTCTGCTCAACACAGTCCTGTACCCATTCTTAAATCCATTCATCTACAGCCTTCGGAACAAATCTGTGATCTTGGCCCTGAACAAATCCAATGCCAGGGCAAGAACAAAGCTTTTCCCCTAA